In Etheostoma cragini isolate CJK2018 chromosome 9, CSU_Ecrag_1.0, whole genome shotgun sequence, the following are encoded in one genomic region:
- the LOC117950450 gene encoding C2 calcium-dependent domain-containing protein 4C: MWVLDKIRGSVETGVLRQGENGDKKGAAYSNVLTPDKIPDFFIPPKLVSGPPEPDVHNVKPKEGLQPSTSEQIIGSGKKISSPRSPRLVSKIAGDTKNLLRAANRHIIQIESADDVGDTNADPGSQTAMSLPYVPKTQTPYGFATLKESPHTRRKESLFHCELTSPVTSPNIQRKTQGRSSEGGNHLNPGDFNTSHMNPYRYFSGGESDTCSSAESSPFSSPLLSRSASLLKIFTHETQAKVGKVKRTFARHSSLSTDECSSAEPSPNIQRRLHVPSLHGAGASDHGLHREHTINLHKGGTVRISANYDSSTSRLLIRVLVAESLYDKHFDIKSINCCVSVYLNPGKLQKQRSNIIKNSRNPVFNEDFFFDSISLLQVKNLLVKFKVVNKGTSLKRDTLLGEREVPLPKLLSEV, from the coding sequence ATGTGGGTTCTTGATAAGATCCGTGGGTCGGTGGAGACCGGCGTGCTGCGTCAGGGGGAAAACGGAGACAAGAAAGGCGCCGCCTACAGCAACGTTCTCACCCCTGACAAGATCCCAGACTTTTTCATTCCTCCAAAGCTGGTCAGTGGCCCCCCAGAACCTGACGTTCACAATGTAAAGCCCAAAGAAGGACTCCAACCCTCAACTTCAGAGCAAATTATCGGTAGTGGGAAGAAGATCAGCAGCCCAAGAAGTCCACGCCTGGTATCCAAGATCGCAGGAGACACCAAAAACTTGCTGAGAGCAGCCAACCGGCACATTATTCAGATAGAAAGTGCCGATGATGTTGGGGACACCAATGCAGACCCTGGGTCGCAGACAGCAATGTCCCTGCCTTATGTACCCAAGACTCAAACACCTTATGGCTTTGCGACCCTGAAGGAAAGCCCCCACACTCGCCGTAAAGAGTCCCTTTTCCACTGTGAACTTACCAGTCCTGTCACCTCCCCAAACATCCAGAGGAAGACCCAGGGGAGAAGCAGCGAAGGGGGAAACCACCTGAACCCAGGTGACTTCAACACTTCTCACATGAATCCGTATCGGTACTTCAGCGGAGGGGAAAGTGACACCTGCTCGTCTGCTGAGTCCTCTCCCTTCAGCTCTCCCCTGCTCTCGCGCTCCGCCTCCCTGCTCAAGATCTTCACCCATGAGACACAGGCCAAAGTAGGGAAAGTCAAGCGGACGTTCGCTCGCCACAGCTCCCTCTCCACCGATGAGTGCAGCTCTGCTGAGCCCAGCCCCAACATCCAGCGACGGCTCCACGTGCCCTCATTGCACGGTGCCGGAGCGTCAGACCACGGGCTCCATCGGGAGCACACCATCAACCTCCACAAAGGCGGGACGGTTAGGATCAGCGCCAATTACGACTCCAGCACCTCCCGTCTGCTCATCCGAGTCCTGGTGGCGGAGAGCCTTTACGACAAGCACTTTGACATCAAGAGCATtaactgctgtgtgtctgtctaccTGAACCCGGGAAAGCTGCAGAAGCAAAGGAGCAACATCATCAAGAACAGCCGCAACCCAGTCTTTAACGAAGACTTCTTCTTTGACTCGATAAGCCTGCTTCAGGTGAAGAACCTGTTAGTGAAGTTCAAGGTGGTCAACAAAGGCACCAGTCTCAAAAGGGACACCCTGCTGGGGGAGCGAGAGGTGCCTCTACCCAAGCTGCTCTCAGAGGTTTAA